From the Paramormyrops kingsleyae isolate MSU_618 chromosome 7, PKINGS_0.4, whole genome shotgun sequence genome, one window contains:
- the exosc2 gene encoding exosome complex component RRP4 encodes MAAGLMRLPVFRKQETVSESNEKHLVVPGDVITSDTGFMRGHGTYMDEEKLTASVAGEVERVNKLICVRPLKTRFYGEVGDVVVGRITEVQQKRWKVETNSRLDSVLLLSSVNLPGGELRRRCAEDELAMRDYLQEGDLINAEVQSVFSDGALSLHTRSLKYGKLGQGVLVQVSPSLVKRQKTHFHNLPCGASIILGNNGYIWLYPTPGQQDEEAGGFHTSMEPVSLPDREVISRLRNCILALATHKVMLYDTSVLYCYESSRPHEIKDLLKPEVMEEVVMITRQRLVEQAG; translated from the exons ATGGCTGCTGGATTGATGCGATTACCCGTTTTCAGGAAACAAGAAACGGTATCGGAGTCAAATGAAAAACATCTCGTTGTTCCTGGAGATGTTATCACATCTGATACTGGCTTCATGCG GGGCCATGGCACATATATGGATGAAGAAAAGCTAACGGCCTCTGTGGCTGGAGAAGTGGAGAGGGTCAACAAGCTCATCTGTGTACGTCCTTTAAAGACCAG GTTCTATGGTGAAGTTGGAGACGTGGTGGTTGGAAGGATCACAGAG GTACAGCAGAAGCGGTGGAAGGTGGAGACCAACTCGCGCCTGGACTCGGTGCTTCTGCTGTCCTCCGTAAATCTGCCTGGGGGTGAGCTG AGGAGGAGGTGTGCAGAAGATGAGCTGGCCATGAGGGACTATCTCCAGGAGGGCGACCTCATCAAT GCTGAGGTCCAGTCTGTATTTTCTGATggagctctctctctccacactCGCAGTCTTAAATACGGAAAG TTGGGCCAGGGAGTGCTGGTGCAGGTGTCCCCCTCTTTGGTGAAAAGACAGAAGACTCACTTCCACAACCTTCCCTGTGGTGCCTCCATCATTCTGGGTAACAATGGTTACATATGGCTGTACCCTACCCCAGGTCAGCAGGATGAGGAGGCAGGCGGGTTCCACACTAGCATGGAG cctgtcTCTCTACCTGACAGGGAGGTGATCTCCAGGCTGAGAAACTGCATCCTTGCCCTGGCCACCCATAAGGTCATGCTGTATGACACCAGCGTGCTCTACTGCTATGAGTCTTCCCGACCACATGAG ATCAAGGACCTTTTGAAACCAGAGGTGATGGAGGAAGTTGTGATGATTACACGACAGCGGCTTGTTGAACAGGCTGGGTAG